A genomic region of Calditrichota bacterium contains the following coding sequences:
- a CDS encoding dehydratase, translating into MKFKKSGKYFEDFEIGEVFETVGRTITETDIVNFSTFSGDFNAIHTNEEFAKTTLFKRRVAQGAAIFSILTGLLYREGFMEGTVIAFLGVNDWKFLAPVFAGDTIYGRAEVTNSRKSSKQNTGIVTFAVEVLNQRDEVVQKGTFVLMFEGRPA; encoded by the coding sequence ATGAAGTTTAAAAAATCGGGAAAGTATTTTGAGGATTTTGAAATCGGTGAAGTGTTTGAAACCGTGGGGCGGACGATTACTGAAACGGACATCGTTAATTTTTCCACCTTTTCGGGGGATTTCAATGCCATTCACACCAATGAAGAATTTGCCAAAACCACACTTTTTAAACGGCGGGTCGCCCAGGGAGCGGCCATCTTTTCAATTCTGACAGGACTGTTGTACCGCGAGGGATTTATGGAGGGAACCGTGATCGCTTTTCTGGGTGTGAACGACTGGAAATTCCTGGCTCCGGTTTTCGCCGGGGATACGATTTACGGTCGGGCGGAGGTAACAAATTCCCGCAAATCGTCCAAGCAGAATACCGGAATCGTGACATTCGCAGTAGAGGTTCTCAATCAGAGAGACGAGGTCGTTCAAAAAGGGACGTTTGTGCTGATGTTTGAAGGAAGGCCTGCCTGA
- a CDS encoding CoA transferase, whose translation MPLRDLKILDVSRLLPGPYAAMILAEFGARVIKIEDPAGGEPLRATTPKLQGESIYFSALNRGKRSLTLNLKSEEGRAIFRRLVASSDVLVEGFRPGVMKKLGLDFDSLKETNPRLIYCAITGYGQSGSDAGRAGHDLNYLAKSGLLDFLQKDGQPIVPGFQLTDIVGGTLQALVGILLALIQREKTGLGQMVDVSMADGALLFLPLILAEFGLPHLPPNPVGGFFACYSLYPTRDGRTLSVACYERKFWEGFCRALGHEKWISLQFNPDPAVQENLKTQISKIIASKPLAHWVDIFTPLNICVEPVQSLDEVVDDPHFRERGDLFRENGIFNLHFPLHGSQLKKHPGIRPPKLGEHTEEILGELGFSSEEVRKLKETGVV comes from the coding sequence ATGCCACTTCGTGATTTGAAAATTCTTGATGTGTCCCGGCTGCTGCCTGGCCCCTATGCTGCTATGATTCTTGCGGAATTCGGGGCGCGTGTAATTAAAATTGAAGATCCGGCCGGAGGAGAGCCCCTGCGCGCCACAACCCCCAAGCTTCAGGGCGAAAGTATCTATTTTTCGGCTCTGAATCGGGGGAAAAGGAGCCTTACGCTCAACCTGAAATCGGAGGAAGGGCGGGCTATTTTCCGCCGGCTGGTGGCCTCGAGCGACGTGCTGGTGGAGGGCTTTCGGCCGGGGGTGATGAAAAAACTGGGGCTGGATTTTGACTCGTTGAAAGAAACCAACCCCCGGCTGATTTACTGTGCGATCACCGGATACGGACAGTCAGGTTCCGATGCCGGCCGGGCCGGGCACGATTTGAATTATCTTGCAAAAAGCGGTCTCCTGGATTTCCTTCAAAAGGACGGGCAGCCCATTGTGCCGGGCTTTCAATTGACAGACATTGTCGGCGGCACCCTTCAGGCACTGGTAGGGATTCTTCTGGCACTGATTCAGCGGGAAAAAACGGGTCTCGGGCAGATGGTGGACGTCTCGATGGCCGACGGGGCGCTGTTGTTTCTGCCCCTGATTCTGGCCGAATTCGGCCTGCCGCACCTGCCGCCCAACCCGGTCGGCGGGTTCTTTGCCTGCTATTCTCTTTACCCCACACGGGATGGGCGGACACTATCTGTGGCCTGTTACGAGCGAAAGTTCTGGGAGGGCTTCTGCCGTGCGCTGGGGCACGAGAAGTGGATTTCTTTGCAATTTAATCCTGATCCGGCAGTGCAGGAAAATCTAAAAACACAAATTTCAAAAATTATTGCGTCCAAGCCCCTGGCCCATTGGGTGGATATTTTTACCCCGTTAAACATTTGTGTGGAACCCGTACAATCCCTGGATGAGGTAGTAGACGATCCCCATTTTCGGGAACGGGGCGATCTGTTTCGGGAAAACGGCATTTTCAATCTGCATTTTCCGCTTCACGGAAGCCAATTGAAAAAGCATCCCGGCATCCGGCCGCCGAAATTGGGAGAGCACACGGAAGAGATCCTGGGCGAATTGGGTTTCTCATCGGAGGAAGTACGGAAGCTAAAAGAAACGGGTGTTGTTTGA
- a CDS encoding ABC transporter ATP-binding protein → MRHGVGKSFLEEDVVGKAYDSRIVKRLFAYLHPYRLQVVAAVVVLVLLSLAQLAGPLLTKIAIDRFIVPKNIPGLFQISLVFFSILLLELILQLIQINLMEWIGQNVMFDIRMATFSHLQKMDIQFFDRNPVGRLVTRVTTDVAALQDVFTSGVVAIFGDLFMLSGIIIVMLVLNWKLALVTFSVLPLLIYATFLFRRKVRDNYRRVRFLIAKLNAFLQENISGMVIVQLFNREKRNFQQFKELNQETLQTQLKTILYFSMFGPSVDAISYFAIALIIWFGGIQYNAGGLTLGILVAFIQYAQRFFRPISDLAEKYNILQSAMASSERIFKILDEKPQIISPAKPVPFRHFENRIQFDHVWFAYKDEDWVLRDVSFEVKKGQRVALVGATGAGKTSIISLLARFYDVQQGRILIDGTDIRRFAIPDLRRKIAIVLQDVFLFSGSVADNIRLGENLPEETVHEAAKIANAHEFVQSLPAGYLTDVKERGTSLSLGQRQLLSFARALAFNPEILVLDEATSSVDTQTEMMIQDALERLLENRTAIIIAHRLSTIQHSDKILVIHKGEIRESGTHQELLAQHGIYYRLYKLQFEEQQMGEIRIEDSQA, encoded by the coding sequence ATGCGGCACGGAGTCGGAAAAAGTTTTCTGGAAGAAGATGTAGTTGGAAAGGCCTACGATAGCCGGATTGTCAAACGGCTTTTTGCCTATTTGCATCCGTACCGTTTGCAGGTGGTTGCGGCCGTGGTGGTGTTGGTACTGCTCTCGCTGGCTCAGCTTGCGGGCCCGCTTCTGACGAAAATTGCCATCGACCGTTTTATTGTTCCCAAAAATATTCCCGGACTTTTTCAAATATCCCTGGTTTTCTTTTCGATTCTTCTCCTGGAGCTTATCCTTCAATTGATTCAGATCAATCTTATGGAATGGATTGGCCAGAATGTGATGTTTGATATCCGGATGGCCACATTTTCCCATCTCCAGAAAATGGACATTCAATTCTTCGATCGAAATCCGGTGGGACGGCTGGTTACGCGCGTAACAACCGATGTGGCCGCTCTCCAGGACGTGTTTACCTCGGGCGTCGTGGCTATTTTCGGGGATTTGTTCATGCTTTCCGGGATCATTATTGTCATGCTGGTGCTCAATTGGAAACTGGCCCTGGTCACCTTCAGCGTTTTACCCCTCTTGATTTATGCCACGTTTTTGTTTCGCAGAAAAGTCCGGGATAATTACCGGCGCGTGCGGTTTCTCATTGCAAAATTAAATGCCTTTCTTCAGGAAAATATCTCCGGAATGGTCATTGTTCAGTTATTTAATCGGGAAAAACGGAACTTCCAGCAGTTTAAAGAACTCAACCAGGAAACCCTGCAAACACAATTAAAAACGATTCTCTACTTTTCAATGTTCGGTCCCAGCGTGGATGCAATCAGTTATTTTGCCATTGCTCTCATTATCTGGTTTGGGGGCATTCAATACAATGCCGGAGGCTTGACCCTTGGCATACTGGTTGCATTTATTCAATACGCCCAACGCTTTTTCCGGCCCATCAGCGATCTGGCTGAGAAATACAATATTTTGCAGAGTGCCATGGCGTCTTCGGAACGCATTTTTAAGATCCTCGATGAAAAGCCGCAGATTATTTCACCGGCGAAACCGGTACCGTTTCGGCATTTTGAAAATCGAATTCAGTTTGATCACGTGTGGTTTGCCTACAAAGATGAAGACTGGGTGTTGAGGGATGTTTCGTTCGAGGTAAAGAAGGGGCAGAGGGTAGCACTGGTGGGAGCAACGGGGGCAGGCAAAACGTCGATTATCAGTTTGCTGGCCCGTTTTTATGATGTCCAGCAGGGGCGTATTCTTATTGATGGAACAGACATTCGCCGGTTTGCCATTCCCGATTTACGACGGAAAATTGCCATTGTGTTACAGGATGTGTTTCTGTTTTCAGGGAGTGTGGCAGACAACATCCGTCTGGGCGAAAATTTACCCGAGGAAACCGTGCATGAAGCTGCAAAAATCGCCAACGCCCATGAATTCGTTCAATCCCTGCCGGCCGGTTATCTAACGGATGTAAAGGAGCGCGGCACCTCCCTTTCGCTGGGACAGCGGCAGCTTCTCTCTTTTGCCCGGGCCCTGGCCTTCAACCCGGAGATTCTTGTTCTGGACGAAGCCACCTCCAGCGTGGACACCCAGACCGAAATGATGATTCAGGACGCGCTGGAGCGCCTTCTTGAAAATCGGACGGCCATCATCATTGCCCATCGGCTGTCGACCATTCAACATTCCGATAAGATTTTGGTCATTCACAAAGGGGAGATTCGGGAATCCGGAACGCATCAGGAGCTCCTGGCGCAACACGGCATTTATTACCGGCTTTACAAACTTCAGTTTGAAGAACAACAAATGGGAGAGATTCGGATTGAAGATTCGCAGGCATAA
- a CDS encoding long-chain fatty acid--CoA ligase, whose translation MLSKYPVVKDLNSLIEHSTLNNFEKVALTYEQSTLTYKDLYNSVLRLAAGLQKLGIQKGDRVALMLPNIPLFPIAYYAILRIGAIVVPINTMFREREIRYILEDSESSAVLTWDDALEEVGRAVEDIDSCAHLIVSGRDLPEEVVNLDALLSENPPNPGGTRITSEDSAVILYTSGTTGRPKGAILTHGNLASNAYASAIIGQITSKDIFLGVLPFYHSFGQTVSMNAAFYSGARIVLLPKFDPERVLQAISRERISIFAAVPTMLKMLVDYDAPVPDLSSIRRLLSGGAKLETSLLEEFESKFGIPIHEGYGLTEASPVVTFNLEGFARKEGSVGVPLRDIYVKIVDASGNELVPGQEGEILVRGPNVMKGYLNRPEATKEILKNGWLYTGDIGYLDEEGYLYIVDRKRDMIIKGGFNVYPREIEELLLHHPAISEVAIVGVPDPVQGEEVKAYIVLKREANVSSDEIIDYCISQIARYKCPKYVSFLQSLPKNSLGRVQKHLLKRGKATRYGKGRS comes from the coding sequence ATGTTGAGTAAATATCCGGTCGTAAAAGATTTAAATTCCCTGATTGAACATTCAACCCTTAATAATTTTGAGAAAGTTGCTCTTACCTACGAACAGTCCACTTTGACTTATAAGGATCTGTACAATTCGGTTTTGCGTTTGGCAGCAGGGCTTCAAAAGTTGGGTATTCAAAAAGGGGATCGGGTTGCGCTTATGCTGCCCAATATTCCCCTGTTCCCCATTGCGTATTACGCCATTCTAAGGATCGGCGCGATTGTGGTGCCCATTAATACCATGTTTCGGGAACGGGAAATCCGCTATATTTTGGAGGATTCTGAAAGCTCGGCGGTGCTTACTTGGGATGATGCTCTGGAGGAAGTCGGACGGGCGGTTGAAGACATCGATTCCTGTGCGCATCTCATTGTTTCCGGCAGGGACCTCCCGGAGGAGGTTGTAAATCTGGATGCCCTGCTTTCAGAGAATCCACCCAATCCCGGCGGTACCCGGATCACATCGGAGGATTCGGCGGTTATCCTCTACACCTCCGGAACAACCGGAAGGCCCAAAGGCGCCATCCTGACGCACGGGAATTTGGCTTCCAACGCTTACGCCTCGGCCATTATCGGACAGATCACTTCAAAAGATATTTTCCTGGGTGTACTGCCGTTCTATCACTCATTTGGCCAGACCGTTTCCATGAACGCCGCCTTTTACTCGGGTGCACGAATTGTCCTTCTCCCGAAATTTGACCCCGAACGCGTCTTGCAGGCGATATCCCGCGAGAGAATTTCGATTTTTGCGGCCGTACCCACTATGCTCAAAATGTTGGTGGATTATGACGCCCCTGTCCCCGATTTGTCGTCCATCCGGCGCCTTCTTTCGGGAGGTGCCAAATTGGAGACGTCCCTTTTGGAAGAATTCGAATCAAAATTCGGCATTCCGATTCATGAAGGATACGGCTTAACGGAGGCCTCTCCCGTTGTGACCTTTAACCTGGAGGGATTTGCCCGAAAGGAGGGGTCCGTGGGGGTTCCGTTACGGGATATTTACGTGAAGATCGTGGATGCGTCCGGTAATGAATTGGTGCCCGGGCAGGAGGGAGAAATTCTGGTGCGGGGCCCGAATGTAATGAAAGGATACCTTAATCGTCCCGAGGCAACCAAAGAGATTTTGAAGAACGGGTGGTTGTACACGGGTGACATTGGATATCTGGATGAAGAGGGCTACTTGTACATTGTGGACCGGAAACGGGACATGATTATTAAGGGGGGATTTAATGTGTATCCGCGTGAAATAGAGGAACTGCTTCTTCATCACCCCGCCATTTCAGAAGTAGCCATTGTGGGCGTTCCCGATCCGGTACAGGGGGAGGAAGTCAAGGCATATATTGTTCTCAAAAGGGAGGCCAATGTGTCGTCAGACGAAATTATCGACTATTGCATCTCTCAAATTGCGCGCTACAAATGTCCAAAATATGTGAGCTTTTTGCAATCGCTTCCGAAAAACTCTCTGGGGCGTGTGCAGAAGCATCTTTTAAAACGGGGTAAAGCAACACGATACGGAAAAGGACGATCGTAA
- the sfsA gene encoding DNA/RNA nuclease SfsA, whose translation MEFQVPLVEGVLVKRYKRFLADIRLNTGEMVTAHCPNSGSMMGLVNPGSPVRLSVSRNPKRKLNYTWEMVKADGVWVGINTNYPTRLVIEGFEQGSIPEFASYRSVRKEVTAGNSRLDLHFTGPRGTLWVELKNVTLVSDNVARFPDAVTVRGHKHVRELTALCKRGEPAAIFFVIQREDVDWFTPADAIDPQFGQLLREAARQGVSLWAYRWQVSPAGIQMLGKVPVHL comes from the coding sequence ATGGAGTTCCAGGTTCCCCTGGTAGAGGGGGTTTTGGTGAAGCGCTACAAACGATTCCTGGCGGATATTCGGCTGAATACGGGGGAAATGGTAACCGCCCATTGCCCCAATTCCGGAAGCATGATGGGCCTGGTGAACCCCGGAAGCCCCGTGCGCCTTTCCGTCAGCCGCAACCCAAAGCGAAAATTAAACTACACGTGGGAGATGGTGAAAGCGGATGGGGTCTGGGTGGGAATCAACACAAATTATCCCACCCGCCTGGTAATAGAAGGTTTTGAACAGGGGAGTATTCCGGAATTTGCGTCGTATCGTTCCGTGCGCAAGGAAGTAACTGCGGGAAACAGCCGGCTCGATTTGCATTTCACCGGTCCCCGGGGAACGCTGTGGGTAGAGCTGAAAAATGTGACCCTGGTCTCAGATAATGTGGCCCGGTTCCCGGATGCCGTAACAGTCCGCGGCCACAAACATGTACGGGAATTGACAGCGCTTTGTAAACGCGGGGAACCGGCCGCGATCTTTTTTGTAATTCAGAGGGAAGATGTTGATTGGTTTACGCCGGCTGATGCCATCGATCCGCAATTCGGACAGCTTTTGCGAGAGGCCGCCCGACAGGGCGTGTCCCTGTGGGCCTATCGCTGGCAGGTGAGTCCGGCGGGAATCCAAATGCTCGGAAAAGTACCGGTTCATTTGTAA
- a CDS encoding sodium/solute symporter (Members of the Solute:Sodium Symporter (SSS), TC 2.A.21 as described in tcdb.org, catalyze solute:Na+ symport. Known solutes for members of the family include sugars, amino acids, nucleosides, inositols, vitamins, urea or anions, depending on the system.), with product MNFSPLDIVALVAYLILVVALGSWFGRKQKDAKDYFLGGKRIPWYAVGLSVVATETSTLTFIGVPALAFSTDMTFLQLTFGYFIARIIISLLFLPAYYRGDMVTAYELIDRRFGPNMRKYTTFVFMITRVLADGVRLFATAIPLKLATGFSYPTSIAIIGIVTLIYTYFGGIKAVVWMDVIQFFLYIGGALVAFFIILHLLPNGWQDVVAIAGPAGKFKFFDSTVSVSVPYTIWAGILGGTFLTMASHGTDQLMVQRLLSCRKLKDSQTALISSGFVIILQFAFFLLLGVMLYAFYQKFPLVHPLARSDEIFPRFIVTHMPHGVSGLVIAAIFAAAMSSLSGSINSLASSSMWDILKPILGKKLSVSGELLTSRLITLGWGILLIVMAGVAASWGNVLVVGLTIASYTYGGMLGTFLLGLLSKNTNQWDAMIAMTVGLIAILIVQSQNIAWPWFVLIGTIFTFVTGQIAAGGRQLLRPRN from the coding sequence ATGAATTTTAGTCCGTTGGATATTGTAGCTCTTGTCGCTTATTTGATTCTTGTGGTGGCTCTGGGTTCCTGGTTTGGACGAAAGCAGAAGGACGCAAAGGACTACTTCCTGGGTGGAAAGCGGATTCCCTGGTATGCGGTCGGGTTGTCCGTGGTAGCGACGGAGACCAGCACCCTCACCTTCATCGGGGTTCCGGCGCTGGCATTTTCTACCGACATGACATTTTTGCAGCTGACATTCGGCTATTTTATTGCCCGAATAATCATCAGTCTGCTCTTTTTGCCGGCCTATTATCGCGGCGATATGGTAACGGCCTATGAATTAATCGACCGCCGTTTCGGGCCGAATATGCGGAAGTACACAACGTTTGTTTTTATGATCACCCGTGTGCTGGCCGATGGCGTTCGCCTGTTTGCAACGGCTATTCCACTAAAACTGGCTACTGGTTTTTCCTACCCCACTTCGATTGCCATTATTGGAATTGTAACGCTTATTTACACCTATTTTGGGGGAATTAAGGCTGTCGTCTGGATGGATGTGATTCAGTTTTTCCTTTACATTGGCGGAGCGCTCGTGGCATTTTTCATCATTTTACACCTTCTGCCAAACGGCTGGCAGGATGTTGTGGCGATCGCCGGACCCGCCGGGAAGTTTAAATTTTTCGATTCAACCGTCAGTGTCAGTGTTCCCTATACGATTTGGGCAGGTATTCTGGGAGGTACGTTTCTGACGATGGCTTCTCACGGAACCGATCAGCTCATGGTGCAGCGCTTGTTATCCTGCCGAAAATTAAAGGATAGTCAGACCGCACTCATCAGCAGCGGTTTTGTGATTATCCTCCAATTTGCCTTTTTCCTCCTGTTGGGCGTTATGTTGTACGCCTTTTACCAGAAATTTCCGCTGGTGCATCCTCTGGCCCGAAGCGATGAAATTTTCCCCCGGTTCATTGTAACCCACATGCCCCACGGGGTTTCGGGATTGGTGATTGCCGCGATTTTTGCCGCCGCCATGTCCTCGCTCAGCGGGTCGATCAATTCCCTGGCATCCTCCAGCATGTGGGATATTCTCAAACCGATTCTGGGAAAGAAATTGAGTGTTTCCGGAGAGCTTCTCACGTCGCGCCTCATTACGTTGGGATGGGGTATTTTGTTGATTGTCATGGCGGGAGTGGCTGCCAGTTGGGGGAACGTGTTGGTTGTGGGATTGACAATTGCCTCCTACACCTACGGGGGCATGCTGGGGACCTTTTTGCTGGGGCTTCTCTCAAAAAACACCAATCAATGGGACGCCATGATTGCCATGACGGTCGGGCTCATTGCCATTCTCATTGTACAATCTCAAAATATTGCCTGGCCGTGGTTTGTGTTGATTGGAACCATTTTTACCTTTGTAACGGGGCAGATTGCAGCGGGCGGCCGCCAGTTGCTTAGACCGCGAAATTAG
- a CDS encoding class I SAM-dependent methyltransferase, whose translation MSQQTAKLKKEVTSNMGSPRTKVEVKGLEARHYDFFMNVLTLGLYPRFIRNAISGMELKPGESVLDFGCGTGRNDCLMRAHIGSSGRILGLDISDEMISQARDKCAPYPNVSFDFKRIEEPLPYENEFDVVFMSFVLHGFENDDKETIAKNAYRALKPGGRFVILDYNEFQVQQMFFPLRQAFVHGECPLALEFVEMDLKKFLKEFGFREFKEKYHFKKYVRLLMAYK comes from the coding sequence ATGAGCCAACAGACGGCGAAATTAAAAAAAGAGGTGACAAGCAACATGGGTTCCCCAAGGACAAAAGTTGAAGTAAAGGGTCTGGAAGCCAGACATTACGATTTTTTCATGAATGTGCTGACCCTGGGGCTGTATCCCCGGTTTATTCGGAACGCGATTTCGGGAATGGAATTAAAACCCGGGGAATCGGTACTGGATTTTGGCTGTGGAACGGGTCGGAATGATTGTTTAATGCGTGCTCATATTGGAAGCAGTGGCCGGATTTTAGGATTGGATATTTCAGACGAAATGATCTCTCAGGCCCGAGACAAATGTGCACCTTATCCCAATGTATCTTTTGATTTTAAACGGATTGAAGAACCGTTACCCTACGAAAATGAATTTGATGTGGTGTTTATGTCATTTGTGCTTCATGGGTTTGAGAATGATGATAAGGAAACCATTGCAAAAAATGCCTACCGTGCGCTGAAACCGGGAGGCCGGTTTGTTATACTGGACTACAACGAATTTCAGGTGCAGCAGATGTTTTTTCCATTGAGACAGGCATTTGTGCACGGCGAATGCCCGCTGGCCCTGGAGTTTGTGGAGATGGATTTAAAGAAATTTCTGAAAGAATTCGGTTTTCGCGAATTCAAAGAAAAGTATCATTTTAAAAAATATGTCCGTCTCCTGATGGCGTACAAGTAA
- a CDS encoding ABC transporter ATP-binding protein produces the protein MKYSVFSALKKYVIRYKWNYLAGLFFAVLTIGFRATIPLLLRYPIDKLREGTSSEVVAQFALLIFLAAVLAAVFRFGMRRTLMGISRRIEFDIRIDYFSHLQKLSPAFYQGVRTGDLMARATNDLNAIRNLLGPGIANLMNTVIFSFVAIAMMIKIDLRLTLLALIPFPFVSILAARAMKQIHKLFDEIQAQFSKISAKAQENFSGIRVVKAYVQEKNEINRFHKLSRGFFQKNLRLARVRSILISGMTFLTGLGAVIVLWIGGTMVVKGRITLGEFVAFNTYLMMLTWPTIALGWIINLYQQGTASMKRILEIMNRKPLIQDSPDTRWDIRKLKGAIQLEDVSFAYPGTETPVLKNVTLRISAGKKLGIVGNIGSGKTTLVRLLTRQYDVTTGCICLDGVDIRRIPLKVLRQSIGYVPQDNFLFSTTVRENITFGLETASEEEVQTAAEMAAIADEIRAFPHGFDTELGERGINLSGGQKQRVGLARALIKNPPIFILDDAFSAVDSSTERRILENLKQTFEGSTVIMISHRISSLTGFDEIVVLSGGKIVEQGNHQQLMERNGIYADLFRKQQLEKELEEI, from the coding sequence GTGAAATATTCGGTTTTTTCAGCTCTAAAGAAATACGTAATTCGCTACAAATGGAACTATCTCGCAGGCCTGTTTTTCGCCGTTTTGACGATTGGTTTTCGCGCGACCATTCCACTCTTATTGCGCTATCCCATTGATAAACTTCGTGAGGGTACCTCCAGTGAGGTGGTGGCCCAATTTGCCCTTTTGATTTTCCTTGCGGCCGTGCTTGCTGCTGTTTTTCGCTTTGGCATGAGACGAACGCTTATGGGAATATCCCGCCGAATAGAATTTGATATTCGAATAGACTATTTTTCTCACTTGCAGAAACTTTCACCGGCATTTTATCAGGGGGTGCGTACCGGCGATCTGATGGCACGCGCCACCAACGATCTAAATGCCATTCGCAACCTTCTGGGGCCGGGAATTGCTAACCTTATGAACACGGTGATTTTTTCGTTTGTGGCGATCGCGATGATGATCAAAATCGATCTCAGACTGACCCTTTTGGCGCTCATTCCGTTTCCCTTTGTTTCTATTCTGGCCGCGCGGGCCATGAAACAGATTCATAAACTTTTTGATGAAATTCAGGCCCAATTCTCGAAAATTTCGGCCAAGGCCCAGGAAAATTTTTCGGGAATTCGTGTGGTTAAAGCGTATGTTCAGGAGAAAAATGAGATCAATCGCTTTCATAAACTCAGCCGCGGATTTTTTCAAAAAAACCTGCGTCTGGCGCGCGTTCGAAGTATTCTAATTTCGGGAATGACCTTCCTGACGGGACTGGGTGCCGTTATTGTTCTCTGGATCGGCGGTACGATGGTTGTAAAGGGACGGATCACACTGGGTGAGTTTGTGGCATTTAATACCTATCTGATGATGCTCACCTGGCCTACCATTGCACTGGGTTGGATCATCAACCTTTACCAGCAGGGGACGGCCTCCATGAAACGAATTCTCGAAATCATGAATCGCAAACCCCTCATTCAGGATTCTCCCGATACGCGATGGGACATCCGGAAGCTTAAAGGCGCCATTCAGCTTGAGGATGTGTCATTTGCTTACCCGGGAACGGAAACGCCTGTTCTTAAGAATGTAACGCTTCGCATTTCCGCCGGCAAAAAGCTTGGAATTGTCGGAAATATCGGCTCCGGGAAAACCACCCTGGTCCGATTACTGACCCGCCAGTACGATGTAACCACCGGGTGCATTTGTTTGGATGGGGTGGATATCCGCCGCATCCCATTGAAGGTGCTCCGCCAGTCCATTGGCTACGTGCCCCAGGATAACTTTTTGTTTTCGACCACGGTCCGGGAGAATATCACATTTGGTCTGGAGACCGCTTCGGAAGAGGAGGTACAAACCGCAGCGGAAATGGCCGCAATTGCCGATGAAATCAGGGCGTTTCCGCACGGATTTGATACGGAGCTTGGCGAGAGGGGCATTAATCTGTCCGGGGGACAGAAGCAGCGCGTGGGGCTGGCTCGTGCGCTGATCAAAAATCCCCCTATTTTTATTCTGGATGATGCCTTCTCGGCTGTTGATTCCAGCACGGAACGGCGTATTCTGGAAAACCTGAAGCAGACATTTGAGGGCAGTACGGTGATCATGATTTCTCACCGCATTTCGTCGCTGACGGGATTTGATGAAATCGTCGTGCTTTCCGGAGGGAAAATTGTGGAGCAGGGGAATCATCAACAGTTAATGGAACGCAACGGCATTTATGCCGATTTGTTCCGAAAACAGCAGCTGGAAAAGGAACTGGAAGAAATTTAA